Proteins encoded by one window of Deinococcus radiodurans R1 = ATCC 13939 = DSM 20539:
- the fumC gene encoding class II fumarate hydratase yields MTKTRQETDTMGKMDVDASRYWGAQTERSIHNFPIGRDTFVWGRPVIRALGILKKGAAQANAELGELPADVADLIVKAADEVIAGKLDEHFPLVVFQTGSGTQSNMNANEVISNRAIELAGGEMGSKKPVHPNDHVNRGQSSNDTFPTAMHIAVVLELNERLYGAVGKLRDTLHAKAEQYKDLVKVGRTHLQDATPITLGQEIGGWVAQLDYALSEVKHAGEGLLDLAIGGTAVGTGLNAHPKFGDLAAKKYEEETGYHFRSAENKFAALSAHDALVQTSAALRTLAGALMKMANDVRWLASGPRNGIGEITIPENEPGSSIMPGKVNPTQSEAMTMVATRVFGNDATVAFAGSQGNFQLNVFKPVMVHAVLESIRLISDACLAFNDHCAVGIQPNEAKIKENLDKNLMQVTALNRHIGYDKAAAIAKKAHKEGTSLKDAALALGYVTEDEFAQWVVPLGMTHN; encoded by the coding sequence ATGACCAAAACCCGCCAAGAAACCGACACGATGGGCAAGATGGACGTGGACGCCAGCCGCTACTGGGGCGCACAGACCGAGCGCAGCATCCACAACTTCCCGATTGGGCGCGACACCTTCGTGTGGGGCCGCCCCGTCATCCGGGCGCTGGGCATCCTGAAAAAGGGCGCGGCGCAGGCCAACGCCGAACTCGGTGAACTGCCCGCCGACGTGGCCGACCTCATCGTGAAGGCCGCCGACGAAGTGATTGCCGGCAAACTCGACGAACACTTTCCGCTGGTAGTGTTCCAGACCGGCTCGGGCACCCAGAGCAACATGAACGCCAACGAGGTGATTTCCAACCGCGCCATCGAACTCGCCGGCGGCGAAATGGGCAGCAAGAAGCCGGTCCACCCCAACGACCACGTGAACCGCGGCCAGAGCTCCAACGACACCTTCCCCACTGCCATGCACATCGCGGTGGTGCTGGAACTCAACGAGCGGCTGTACGGCGCGGTCGGCAAGCTGCGCGACACCCTGCACGCCAAGGCCGAGCAGTACAAGGACCTCGTGAAAGTGGGCCGCACCCACCTGCAAGACGCCACGCCCATCACGCTGGGGCAGGAAATCGGCGGCTGGGTGGCGCAACTCGACTACGCGCTGTCCGAAGTCAAGCACGCGGGCGAAGGCCTGCTCGACCTCGCCATCGGCGGCACCGCCGTGGGCACCGGCCTGAACGCGCACCCCAAATTCGGTGATCTGGCCGCCAAGAAGTACGAAGAAGAAACCGGCTACCACTTCCGCAGCGCCGAGAACAAGTTCGCCGCCCTGAGCGCCCACGACGCGCTGGTGCAGACCTCGGCGGCCCTGCGTACCCTGGCCGGCGCCCTGATGAAGATGGCGAACGACGTGCGCTGGCTGGCGAGCGGCCCGCGCAACGGCATCGGCGAAATCACCATTCCCGAGAACGAGCCCGGCTCCAGCATCATGCCCGGCAAGGTGAACCCCACCCAGAGTGAGGCCATGACGATGGTCGCCACCCGCGTGTTCGGCAACGACGCCACCGTCGCTTTTGCCGGCAGCCAGGGCAACTTCCAGCTGAACGTGTTCAAGCCAGTGATGGTTCACGCCGTGCTGGAAAGCATTCGCCTGATTTCCGACGCCTGCCTGGCCTTCAACGACCACTGCGCGGTGGGCATCCAGCCCAACGAGGCCAAGATCAAGGAAAACCTCGACAAGAACCTGATGCAGGTGACCGCCCTCAATCGCCACATCGGCTACGACAAGGCTGCCGCGATTGCCAAGAAGGCCCACAAGGAAGGCACCAGCCTCAAGGACGCCGCGCTGGCCCTGGGCTACGTGACCGAGGACGAATTCGCCCAGTGGGTCGTGCCGCTGGGCATGACTCACAACTGA